In Helianthus annuus cultivar XRQ/B chromosome 3, HanXRQr2.0-SUNRISE, whole genome shotgun sequence, a single window of DNA contains:
- the LOC110927734 gene encoding vacuolar iron transporter homolog 4, with amino-acid sequence MTTTNTIENSEHPIIKHNNLDVESQRTQEATEVTFDYAKRAQWLRAALLGANDGLLSTASIMMGVGAVSEDVKTMILSGIATLLGGACSMAIGEFVSVYSQYDIEMSQIKREMKNGLSNADQIEEKKSDLPSPTKAAVASATAFALGAMVPLLAAAFIRNYRVRLAVVVAVVSLTLIGFGSLSAILGRAPLVKSTLRILIGGWVAMAVTFGSTKAVGSTGLIST; translated from the coding sequence ATGACAACCACCAACACCATTGAAAACTCCGAACATCCAATCATTAAACACAACAACCTAGATGTTGAGAGCCAACGAACCCAAGAAGCAACTGAAGTGACATTTGATTACGCCAAGAGAGCACAATGGCTGCGAGCTGCTCTTTTAGGCGCTAACGATGGCCTCTTGTCCACCGCAAGCATAATGATGGGCGTAGGTGCGGTTAGTGAAGACGTTAAGACCATGATCTTGTCTGGGATAGCTACACTACTTGGTGGAGCGTGTAGCATGGCCATCGGTGAATTTGTATCCGTTTACTCGCAATATGACATTGAAATGTCACAAATTAAAAGAGAGATGAAAAATGGCTTGAGTAACGCTGACCAAATTGAAGAAAAGAAAAGTGACTTACCTAGCCCTACAAAAGCAGCTGTGGCATCAGCAACTGCGTTTGCGCTAGGGGCGATGGTGCCATTGCTAGCAGCGGCGTTTATACGTAATTATCGTGTGAGGTTGGCCGTGGTGGTGGCCGTGGTGAGCCTGACTCTTATAGGGTTTGGTAGTTTGAGTGCAATATTGGGGAGGGCTCCTTTGGTGAAGTCAACACTTAGAATTTTGATTGGAGGGTGGGTGGCTATGGCTGTCACTTTTGGGTCGACAAAAGCCGTAGGTTCTACCGGTTTGATTAGTACTTAA